In Jatrophihabitans endophyticus, one DNA window encodes the following:
- the pcaDC gene encoding bifunctional 3-oxoadipate enol-lactonase/4-carboxymuconolactone decarboxylase PcaDC: MAFRLAVHEDGPPSAPPLVLLNSIGSTSEMWTPCLAPLVERFHVVRIDTRGHGESPRADAGPCTVADLAADVLATLDDLGLHRVALAGLSLGGMIGMHIAAHDPERISRLALLCTSARVAGTALWHDRAAAVRRDGMTAISEAVVARWITPALAERDPALVRRLRAMVESVDAESYAQCAEAIAQLDETADLARIAAPTLVIGAADDPALPPPHQRLLVDAIAGSLLLVLDDAAHVPTFEQSGTVASLLIDHFGDAAVAADGMATRRAVLGDAHVDAAVEATTPLTAPFQQFITRYAWGEVWGRPDLTRRERSVATLAALTAIGAEHELVLHVRAARRNGLTPEEIVGVLHHTAVYAGVPRANRAIAVARDVLAEEEQ; the protein is encoded by the coding sequence ATGGCGTTCCGGCTGGCGGTGCACGAGGACGGTCCACCGTCCGCTCCCCCGCTCGTCCTGCTGAACTCGATCGGGTCGACGAGCGAGATGTGGACGCCGTGTCTCGCGCCGCTCGTGGAGCGTTTCCACGTCGTCCGCATCGACACCCGCGGACACGGCGAGTCACCCCGTGCCGACGCCGGTCCGTGCACCGTCGCCGACCTCGCGGCCGACGTGCTCGCCACCCTGGACGATCTCGGTCTGCACCGGGTCGCCCTGGCCGGGCTCTCGCTCGGCGGCATGATCGGGATGCACATCGCGGCCCACGACCCCGAGCGCATCTCGCGGCTCGCGCTGCTGTGCACGTCGGCCCGGGTGGCCGGCACCGCGCTCTGGCACGACCGCGCGGCGGCCGTCCGGCGCGACGGCATGACCGCGATCAGCGAGGCCGTCGTCGCCCGCTGGATCACCCCGGCGCTCGCCGAGCGCGATCCCGCGCTCGTCCGGCGACTGCGCGCGATGGTCGAGTCGGTCGATGCCGAGAGCTATGCCCAATGCGCCGAGGCGATCGCGCAGCTGGACGAGACGGCCGACCTCGCCCGCATCGCCGCGCCCACTCTCGTGATCGGGGCCGCCGACGACCCCGCGCTGCCGCCGCCGCACCAGCGGCTGCTCGTCGACGCCATCGCCGGGTCGCTGCTCCTCGTGCTCGACGACGCAGCACACGTGCCGACCTTCGAGCAGTCGGGCACGGTCGCATCGCTGCTGATCGACCACTTCGGCGACGCCGCGGTCGCCGCCGACGGCATGGCCACGCGGCGCGCCGTGCTCGGCGACGCGCACGTCGATGCCGCGGTGGAGGCGACGACACCGCTCACCGCGCCGTTCCAGCAGTTCATCACCCGCTACGCCTGGGGCGAGGTCTGGGGCCGTCCCGACCTCACCCGGCGCGAGCGGTCCGTCGCCACCCTGGCCGCGCTGACCGCGATCGGCGCCGAGCACGAGCTCGTCCTGCACGTCCGGGCCGCGCGCCGCAACGGCCTGACGCCCGAAGAGATCGTCGGCGTCCTGCACCACACCGCGGTCTACGCCGGTGTGCCCCGTGCCAACCGCGCGATAGCCGTCGCGCGTGACGTCCTCGCCGAGGAGGAGCAGTAG
- a CDS encoding 5-methyltetrahydropteroyltriglutamate--homocysteine S-methyltransferase, which produces MRDTPPFRADHVGSLLRPRALLDAREAHAAGTLDDAGLRAAEDDAIRDVVTLQEDVGLQTATDGEFRRTSWHMDFIYALRGISRTDERIEVRMRNAGGDRSFTSAALKVDGKLGIDGPIFGDAFTFLRDTVTTGTPKLTIPSPSMVHYRGGAAAIDPDVYADEDEFWDDLSAAYADQVREIAALGCTYLQLDDTSLAYLNDPAQREQLAAQGRDAEHQHERYIRQINKAISDRPDTLHVTTHMCRGNYRSSWAAEGGYDFVAEALFGQLDVDGFFLEFDDARSGSFAPLRFVPPGKQVVLGLVTTKSPQLESKDDLKRRIDEAAQYVPLDQLCLSPQCGFSSTVEGNDLSTDQQRAKLALIVETAAEVWG; this is translated from the coding sequence ATGAGAGACACACCCCCGTTCCGCGCCGACCACGTCGGCAGCCTGCTGCGTCCCCGCGCCCTGCTGGACGCGCGCGAGGCGCACGCCGCGGGCACGCTGGACGACGCCGGACTGCGCGCGGCCGAGGACGACGCGATCCGCGACGTCGTGACGCTGCAGGAGGACGTCGGCCTGCAGACCGCGACCGACGGCGAGTTCCGCCGGACGTCCTGGCACATGGACTTCATCTACGCGCTGCGCGGCATCTCGCGGACCGACGAGCGCATCGAGGTCCGCATGCGCAACGCCGGTGGCGATCGGTCGTTCACCTCGGCGGCGCTCAAGGTCGACGGCAAGCTCGGCATCGACGGCCCGATCTTCGGCGACGCGTTCACCTTCCTGCGCGACACCGTCACTACCGGCACGCCGAAGCTGACCATCCCCTCGCCGAGCATGGTCCACTACCGCGGCGGTGCGGCGGCCATAGATCCCGACGTCTATGCCGACGAGGACGAGTTCTGGGACGACCTGTCGGCGGCGTACGCCGATCAGGTGCGCGAGATCGCCGCCCTCGGTTGCACCTACCTGCAGCTGGACGACACGAGCCTCGCGTACCTCAACGACCCGGCCCAGCGCGAACAGCTCGCCGCGCAGGGCCGCGACGCCGAGCACCAGCACGAGCGCTACATCCGGCAGATCAACAAGGCGATCTCGGACCGTCCGGACACCCTGCACGTCACCACCCACATGTGCCGCGGCAACTACCGCTCGTCGTGGGCGGCCGAGGGCGGCTACGACTTCGTGGCCGAGGCGCTGTTCGGCCAGCTCGACGTCGACGGCTTCTTCCTCGAGTTCGACGACGCGCGCTCGGGCTCGTTCGCGCCGCTGCGCTTCGTCCCGCCGGGCAAGCAGGTGGTCCTCGGCCTCGTCACCACCAAGTCGCCCCAGCTCGAGTCCAAGGACGATCTCAAGCGCCGCATCGACGAGGCGGCGCAGTACGTCCCCCTCGACCAGCTCTGCCTCTCGCCGCAGTGCGGCTTCTCCTCCACCGTCGAGGGCAACGACCTCAGCACCGATCAACAACGGGCCAAGCTGGCCCTGATCGTCGAGACCGCCGCCGAGGTGTGGGGGTGA
- a CDS encoding pPIWI-associating nuclease domain-containing protein translates to MTRPARGELPDPEILRRLREFQLRVRNPTRKVEVVVPARGPLSGRDANIVERLRRHSEPLADSLEQVLKDLNDFTRLSYVGPAGEIREVLRATVQLFAPDDEVRAQPWFVGYAVGNKTNPTQAERVRFAVQARGGNRDQVSEIDPLVDQQVGQIGRQTYKTGSSAFHAGTIQANVRKLTGWVFAMLDEVLPE, encoded by the coding sequence ATGACACGACCAGCGCGGGGTGAGCTGCCGGACCCCGAGATTCTGCGACGACTGCGCGAGTTCCAGTTGCGAGTCCGCAACCCGACCCGCAAGGTCGAGGTCGTCGTCCCGGCTCGGGGTCCGCTGTCAGGCCGAGATGCCAACATCGTCGAGCGGCTGCGACGACACTCCGAGCCACTCGCCGACTCGCTAGAGCAGGTACTGAAAGACCTGAATGACTTCACCCGGCTCAGCTACGTCGGCCCAGCCGGTGAGATCCGCGAGGTGCTTCGAGCCACTGTGCAGTTGTTTGCGCCCGACGATGAGGTCCGCGCCCAGCCATGGTTCGTCGGATACGCGGTCGGCAACAAGACCAACCCGACCCAGGCTGAGCGGGTCAGGTTCGCAGTGCAGGCGCGGGGGGGCAACCGGGATCAAGTCAGTGAGATCGACCCCCTGGTTGATCAGCAGGTCGGCCAGATCGGTCGCCAGACCTATAAGACCGGCAGCAGCGCATTCCATGCAGGCACGATCCAGGCCAATGTAAGGAAGCTGACGGGGTGGGTTTTCGCCATGCTGGACGAGGTACTACCCGAGTAA
- a CDS encoding tyrosine-type recombinase/integrase, whose translation MLHPCKGVKTPTVAVREYRIVTPVEFDALLTALPSDTARLFIETAIGSGLRWGELTELRVADLHSASGIVTITRDVVELSPKFHPEGGRFLVKPYPKSKRARRFKLEPELVAALLAHAQRYGLGPADLIFRFDTFQSPANGRRLRAVEDLGRTEPNAAGRTYTHGSLSAYTAGRCRCPHCRAAFAEYRASRRSDGLDEPRGVRERDTDGHLPRDWFRNHVWVRACDEAGLDPRPRLHDLRHSHASWLLAGGADLQVVKERLGHGSIATTGKYLHTLPTADETALAALRRIRGTS comes from the coding sequence GTGTTGCATCCCTGCAAGGGCGTGAAGACGCCGACGGTCGCGGTGAGGGAGTACCGCATCGTCACGCCGGTCGAGTTCGACGCGTTGCTGACCGCGCTGCCCTCAGACACCGCGCGACTGTTCATCGAGACCGCGATCGGCTCCGGACTGCGCTGGGGCGAGCTGACCGAGCTGCGGGTCGCCGATCTGCATTCGGCGTCCGGCATCGTCACCATCACCCGCGACGTCGTCGAACTGAGCCCGAAGTTTCACCCCGAGGGCGGACGGTTCCTGGTCAAGCCGTACCCGAAGAGCAAGCGTGCCCGGCGGTTCAAGCTCGAACCGGAACTGGTGGCGGCACTGCTCGCCCACGCTCAGCGCTACGGTCTCGGCCCGGCGGATCTGATCTTCCGGTTCGACACCTTCCAATCGCCTGCGAACGGACGCCGGCTGCGCGCGGTCGAGGACCTCGGGCGCACCGAGCCGAATGCTGCCGGCCGGACGTACACGCACGGTTCGCTGTCGGCCTACACCGCCGGCCGGTGCCGGTGCCCGCACTGTCGCGCCGCGTTCGCTGAGTACCGCGCATCCCGACGAAGCGACGGTCTGGACGAGCCCCGCGGCGTCCGGGAACGCGACACCGACGGCCATCTGCCGCGCGACTGGTTCCGCAATCACGTGTGGGTGCGCGCCTGCGACGAGGCCGGCCTCGACCCACGGCCGCGGCTGCACGATCTGCGGCACTCGCACGCGTCGTGGCTGCTCGCCGGCGGGGCCGACCTGCAGGTCGTCAAGGAACGACTCGGGCACGGCTCGATCGCGACGACCGGCAAGTACCTGCACACACTGCCGACCGCCGATGAGACCGCTCTCGCCGCGCTGCGCCGAATCCGCGGCACGTCGTGA
- a CDS encoding N-terminal phage integrase SAM-like domain-containing protein yields MAAGRPGDPTAGRVSFADYVNENWFPNYVLEASTRQSYRGGLDRHIVPWFGSMKMRDILPTHVREWVHALEAAGVSAANIRQQKIILSAVFATALNDS; encoded by the coding sequence ATGGCCGCCGGCCGTCCGGGTGACCCGACCGCCGGTCGGGTCAGCTTCGCCGACTACGTCAACGAGAACTGGTTTCCGAATTATGTGCTCGAGGCGTCGACCCGGCAGAGCTACCGAGGGGGCCTCGACCGGCACATCGTGCCGTGGTTCGGGTCGATGAAGATGCGCGACATCTTGCCGACGCATGTGCGCGAGTGGGTGCACGCGCTCGAAGCCGCCGGGGTGAGCGCCGCGAACATCCGGCAGCAGAAGATCATCCTGTCCGCGGTCTTCGCCACCGCCCTCAACGACTCGTGA
- a CDS encoding metal ABC transporter permease — MGSDVWGRIFDFTDYRELLALVHNSVYAGLTLGIVGGLVSIFVVMRDLPFAVHGISELSFAGASGALLLGVSVVGGSLVGSLLAALTVGALGGRARDRNSVIGVLMPFGLGLGVLFLALYKGRAANKFGLLTGQIVAIDDPQLSALIVTSAVVLVGLLVVWRPLTFASTDPDLAAARGVPVAVLGGVFMMLLGLTVAMSVQIVGALLVLSIIVTPGAAAVRVTASPVVATLLSVVFAVTSLVGGILLAVGSSIPISPYVTTIAFAIYLVCRCVGAVRARRGWLSRAAPGTRATSADGPTPA, encoded by the coding sequence GTGGGGTCGGACGTCTGGGGGCGGATCTTCGACTTCACCGACTACCGCGAGCTGCTCGCGCTGGTGCACAACTCGGTGTACGCCGGCCTGACCCTCGGCATCGTCGGCGGCCTGGTCAGCATCTTCGTCGTCATGCGCGACCTGCCGTTCGCCGTCCACGGGATCAGTGAGCTGTCCTTCGCCGGGGCGTCGGGTGCGCTGCTGCTGGGGGTCAGTGTCGTCGGCGGATCCCTCGTGGGTTCGCTGCTCGCCGCGCTGACCGTCGGGGCGCTGGGCGGCCGGGCCCGGGACCGCAACTCCGTGATCGGCGTGCTGATGCCCTTCGGGCTGGGGCTCGGCGTGCTGTTCCTCGCGCTGTACAAGGGCCGCGCCGCCAACAAGTTCGGCCTGCTGACGGGGCAGATCGTCGCCATCGACGACCCGCAGCTGTCGGCCCTGATCGTCACGTCCGCGGTCGTGCTCGTCGGTCTCCTCGTCGTGTGGCGGCCGCTGACCTTCGCCAGCACCGACCCCGACCTTGCGGCGGCCCGTGGTGTTCCCGTGGCCGTCCTCGGCGGCGTGTTCATGATGCTGCTGGGGCTCACGGTCGCGATGTCGGTGCAGATCGTCGGTGCCCTGCTCGTGCTGAGCATCATCGTGACCCCGGGCGCCGCGGCGGTCAGGGTCACCGCGTCGCCCGTCGTGGCGACCCTGCTCAGCGTCGTGTTCGCCGTGACGTCGCTGGTCGGCGGGATCCTGCTCGCGGTGGGCAGCAGCATCCCGATCAGCCCGTACGTCACGACCATCGCGTTCGCCATCTATCTCGTGTGTCGCTGCGTCGGCGCGGTGCGTGCCCGTCGCGGCTGGCTGTCACGTGCCGCCCCGGGGACGCGCGCGACCTCCGCCGACGGCCCGACCCCGGCGTGA
- a CDS encoding metal ABC transporter ATP-binding protein translates to MSLAAEPHPSPPTGDIEPVLRLQDGALAYGSRTLWSGLDLDVVPGEFVAVLGANGSGKTSLLQVLLGMLPLTAGTLTLAGRPVRRGNEAIGYVQQQRRIDPLTPLRGRDIVRQGLVGHRWGTGLRRRSTAARVDAALAEVGATEYADMPVGLLSGGEQQRLRVAQALVGDPAVLLCDEPLLSLDQNSQRGITALIDEQRRRRGTAVVFVTHEINPVLPYADRVLYLAGGRFRVGTVDTVLTSETLSELYGVPVEVIRTRGRILVAGLPQDAQSQEHQHDADVLQ, encoded by the coding sequence ATGAGCCTCGCCGCTGAGCCCCACCCGTCACCGCCGACGGGAGACATCGAGCCGGTACTCCGCCTGCAGGACGGCGCGCTGGCCTACGGGTCGCGCACGCTGTGGTCCGGGCTGGACCTCGACGTCGTGCCCGGCGAGTTCGTCGCCGTACTCGGGGCGAACGGTTCCGGTAAGACCAGTCTGCTGCAGGTCCTGCTCGGGATGCTCCCGCTGACCGCCGGCACGTTGACCCTCGCCGGCCGGCCCGTGCGCCGCGGCAACGAGGCGATCGGCTACGTGCAGCAGCAACGGCGCATCGACCCGTTGACCCCGCTGCGGGGTCGCGACATCGTGCGCCAGGGCCTGGTGGGTCACCGGTGGGGGACGGGGCTGCGGCGCCGGTCCACCGCGGCCCGCGTCGACGCCGCCCTCGCCGAGGTGGGCGCCACCGAGTACGCCGACATGCCGGTCGGCCTGCTGTCCGGCGGCGAGCAGCAACGGTTGCGGGTGGCGCAGGCGCTGGTCGGCGACCCCGCCGTGCTGCTCTGCGACGAGCCGCTGCTCTCGCTGGACCAGAACAGCCAACGGGGCATCACCGCCCTCATCGACGAGCAACGCCGCCGCCGTGGCACCGCAGTGGTCTTCGTGACGCACGAGATCAATCCGGTGCTGCCCTACGCCGACCGCGTCCTGTATCTCGCGGGTGGACGCTTCCGCGTCGGGACGGTCGACACGGTGCTCACCAGCGAGACGCTCTCCGAGCTGTACGGCGTGCCCGTCGAGGTCATCCGCACGCGGGGCCGCATCCTGGTCGCCGGCCTGCCCCAGGACGCGCAGTCGCAGGAGCATCAGCACGACGCGGACGTCCTGCAGTGA
- a CDS encoding metal ABC transporter solute-binding protein, Zn/Mn family, translated as MKSRRALWSMASLVAITAAALAGCGSSSDDAGGSGGSPGTGATGGDSAVRVVASTNVYGDIVAQIGGDKVQVTSIIADPDQDPHSYEADSRTQLALSKADLVVENGGGYDDFVDRMLSSAGASPTTLNVVKLSGKTAPAGGELNEHVWYDFPTVRKLAAKLAVDLSKEDPAGAAVFEANAATLTKKLTTLEAGEAAVRSAHPGAGVAITEPVPLYLLSACGLVNKTPAEFSEAIEEGEGVPVRVLDQTLRLFTSKAVDLLAYNEQTSGPETEKVLAAAKENGVAVVPVTETLPNGKDYIGWMTANLDAVKAALS; from the coding sequence ATGAAATCGCGTCGTGCCCTGTGGTCCATGGCGTCCCTCGTCGCGATCACGGCCGCGGCGCTCGCCGGGTGTGGCTCGTCCAGCGACGACGCCGGCGGCTCGGGCGGCTCGCCGGGCACCGGCGCCACCGGCGGTGACTCGGCGGTGCGGGTCGTCGCCTCGACCAACGTGTACGGCGACATCGTCGCGCAGATCGGCGGCGACAAGGTCCAGGTCACCTCGATCATCGCCGACCCGGACCAGGATCCGCACTCCTACGAGGCCGACTCCCGCACGCAGCTGGCGTTGTCGAAGGCCGACCTGGTCGTCGAGAACGGCGGCGGGTACGACGACTTCGTCGACCGCATGCTCTCCTCCGCCGGCGCGTCGCCGACGACGCTCAACGTCGTGAAATTGTCGGGGAAGACCGCCCCCGCAGGGGGCGAGCTCAACGAGCACGTGTGGTACGACTTCCCGACCGTGCGTAAGCTCGCGGCGAAGCTGGCGGTGGACCTGTCGAAGGAAGACCCGGCCGGGGCGGCGGTGTTCGAGGCCAACGCCGCGACCCTGACCAAGAAGCTGACCACGCTCGAAGCCGGTGAGGCCGCCGTCCGGTCGGCACACCCCGGCGCGGGCGTGGCGATCACCGAACCGGTTCCGCTTTACCTGCTGAGCGCGTGCGGCCTGGTGAACAAGACGCCGGCCGAGTTCAGCGAGGCCATCGAGGAAGGCGAGGGTGTCCCGGTGCGGGTGCTCGACCAGACCCTGCGACTCTTCACGTCCAAGGCGGTCGACCTGCTGGCCTACAACGAGCAGACGTCCGGCCCGGAGACCGAGAAGGTGCTCGCCGCGGCGAAGGAGAACGGCGTGGCCGTCGTCCCGGTCACGGAGACGCTGCCGAACGGCAAGGACTACATCGGGTGGATGACGGCCAACCTCGACGCGGTCAAGGCCGCGCTGTCCTGA
- a CDS encoding GNAT family N-acetyltransferase, whose amino-acid sequence MTIADDSWQHPDPRRSGVALVRVPEPVLHALARGEDPRSPEHPVTPYLAGVECAGLWRRRSRQLLESPADAPWVTRFVVVAGVDAPVGLAGFHGPPDERGMVEVGYRIDPAQRRRGYATQSLETLLAVARTHPDVHVVRATITPVNNASRSLVERYGFDEVGEQWDDEDGQELVYEVAAGGRAERAATGSAVRRAGQVVADVASAIGRAMPGA is encoded by the coding sequence GTGACCATCGCCGACGATTCCTGGCAGCACCCCGATCCGCGCCGGTCGGGGGTTGCGCTGGTGCGGGTTCCCGAGCCCGTCCTGCACGCCTTGGCCCGGGGCGAGGACCCCCGCAGCCCCGAGCACCCGGTGACGCCGTATCTCGCCGGCGTCGAGTGTGCCGGCCTGTGGCGCAGACGGAGTCGGCAGCTGCTGGAGAGCCCGGCGGATGCGCCCTGGGTGACGCGGTTCGTCGTCGTCGCGGGCGTCGACGCGCCGGTCGGGCTGGCGGGTTTTCACGGGCCGCCGGACGAGCGCGGGATGGTCGAGGTCGGCTACCGCATCGACCCCGCCCAGCGACGCCGGGGTTACGCCACACAGTCTCTGGAGACGCTGCTCGCGGTCGCCCGCACCCATCCCGACGTCCACGTCGTGCGGGCCACGATCACCCCGGTCAACAACGCCTCGCGCTCGCTGGTCGAGCGCTACGGCTTCGACGAGGTGGGCGAGCAGTGGGACGACGAGGACGGCCAGGAGCTCGTCTACGAGGTGGCCGCCGGCGGGCGGGCCGAGAGGGCAGCGACCGGTTCTGCGGTGCGGCGTGCGGGGCAGGTCGTCGCGGACGTCGCGAGCGCGATCGGGCGGGCCATGCCGGGCGCGTGA
- a CDS encoding immunity protein Imm33 domain-containing protein yields the protein MSDSVTTDQRLIANRFSVDPVPPCEGAEIGVARNVRDDLWPVNGMRHPVTDGVAGWYIWAGETLSNASDFFVPLHVRHLREWCPVVFPYLALPPGWRFLLAPGYEDVWYDGDLLRPGIE from the coding sequence ATGAGTGACTCGGTGACGACGGACCAGCGGCTAATAGCGAATCGGTTTTCAGTCGATCCCGTTCCGCCCTGTGAGGGTGCGGAGATTGGGGTCGCGCGCAATGTTCGCGATGATCTCTGGCCCGTCAATGGCATGCGGCACCCGGTCACCGATGGTGTGGCAGGGTGGTATATCTGGGCCGGCGAGACACTGTCAAATGCTTCTGATTTTTTTGTCCCGCTCCATGTCCGGCATCTTCGGGAATGGTGCCCCGTGGTGTTTCCGTACCTTGCGTTGCCGCCCGGGTGGCGTTTCTTGCTGGCGCCGGGGTACGAGGATGTGTGGTACGACGGTGACTTGCTTCGGCCTGGCATCGAGTGA